A single Chryseobacterium sp. DNA region contains:
- a CDS encoding GNAT family N-acetyltransferase, with amino-acid sequence MEKTLVQKNKTGQKAREMTLRILLNGMLRELGNGKFYQGSPKYDLLTAQALEKSDYPLHMRFEMKKNGIFLFAPVSYRSESAFHEYGFPIWAVDHENQKTFEAGTEKLIELIYQEFSDTQSETGFERFAQRVKSSLKNLELTTEACSQKEKPLSYSFLESEQMLPAGHNLHPFTKSRMGFSEEEHVLYGPEYGKRFQLDYFLIHKDCISEKSLPGISAKEIFEKWVSIPESYDFDNTNDFYIVPCHPWEAQYLLSTEEYPEMLGSGKIIYIGPLGEDFYATSSIRTLYNPDFSWMLKFSLHVLMTGSVRTNSLKDLNRGYASAIWWQNEKALFEENFPNFKLLMEPSTLSVHYEGKNMESLNILIRENPFSTDDKVLLLARLCQDESIDGFSFITHFFKNVADHLGMEPEKAAIIWFEKYVDLLLSPLNRLFSQLGMAPEVHQQNLMIQLDDQLLPQTLYVRDGQGYLLKESFKEKYQLLIENCPEVDDLFIRDERLLDIISHHLLVSNLSALISSIGKTGLVSERRLINILYREFENLHEYEPSALTAYALHQRYWAAKSNLQSAVSEVDGGVNAAAISYAKVPNLLHKYFFSDQLIHPEGKEVFFTRYFQKEDVTMSMRPIDLENDLEMLHEWFNREHAVKIWQMNWPIDELETYYRLMLPDDEAHSYIIASNDEPTCNIEIYWACRDIVGDYYEVLPTDYGTHQFIAPIDPKKKYVSPSTQSMVDYVFAQPQVGKMVGEGSVDSLASMMNKAHVGFKVEKVIEMPHKKANLNFCYREWYWEKFPQNKDVQITANITTNE; translated from the coding sequence ATGGAAAAGACTTTAGTACAGAAAAATAAAACCGGCCAGAAGGCCCGTGAAATGACCTTAAGGATTCTGCTCAACGGAATGCTGAGAGAGCTGGGAAACGGAAAATTTTATCAGGGAAGTCCGAAATATGATCTTCTTACCGCACAGGCCCTTGAAAAAAGTGACTATCCACTGCATATGAGGTTTGAGATGAAGAAAAACGGAATCTTTTTATTTGCTCCTGTTTCTTACCGCTCCGAAAGTGCTTTTCATGAATACGGATTTCCTATTTGGGCTGTTGACCATGAGAATCAAAAGACTTTTGAAGCAGGCACAGAAAAGCTTATCGAGCTTATTTATCAGGAATTTTCCGATACCCAGAGTGAGACAGGTTTTGAACGTTTTGCCCAACGGGTTAAGAGCAGCCTGAAAAATCTGGAACTGACTACCGAGGCCTGTTCTCAAAAAGAAAAACCTTTGTCCTATTCATTTTTAGAGTCCGAGCAAATGCTCCCGGCAGGCCACAATCTGCATCCGTTCACTAAATCCAGGATGGGATTTTCTGAAGAGGAGCATGTGCTGTACGGTCCTGAATATGGAAAAAGATTTCAACTTGATTATTTCCTGATTCACAAAGACTGTATCTCTGAAAAATCACTTCCCGGAATTTCAGCAAAAGAGATATTCGAGAAATGGGTGTCAATACCAGAAAGTTACGATTTTGACAACACAAATGATTTCTACATCGTACCATGCCATCCATGGGAAGCGCAGTATCTTTTGTCAACAGAAGAATATCCGGAAATGCTTGGATCAGGGAAAATCATCTATATCGGGCCACTGGGAGAAGATTTTTATGCAACCTCTTCTATAAGGACGCTGTACAATCCCGATTTCAGTTGGATGCTGAAGTTTTCCCTGCATGTTTTAATGACGGGATCTGTGAGAACAAACAGTTTAAAAGACCTGAACAGAGGATATGCTTCTGCAATATGGTGGCAAAATGAAAAAGCCTTATTTGAAGAAAATTTCCCGAATTTTAAATTATTGATGGAACCTTCCACATTAAGCGTTCATTATGAAGGTAAGAATATGGAAAGTCTGAATATCCTGATCCGTGAAAATCCTTTTTCCACTGATGATAAGGTTCTTTTATTGGCAAGGCTTTGTCAGGACGAATCCATAGACGGGTTCAGTTTTATAACACATTTCTTTAAAAATGTTGCTGATCACTTGGGCATGGAACCGGAGAAAGCAGCAATCATCTGGTTTGAAAAATATGTGGATCTTCTGCTTTCGCCTTTAAACAGGTTATTCAGCCAATTAGGGATGGCACCGGAAGTCCACCAGCAGAACCTGATGATCCAGCTGGATGATCAGCTTCTTCCCCAGACACTCTATGTACGGGACGGGCAGGGATATCTGCTGAAAGAAAGCTTTAAGGAGAAATACCAGTTGCTAATAGAGAACTGTCCTGAAGTTGATGACCTTTTTATCAGGGATGAGCGTCTTTTAGATATCATTTCTCATCATCTTTTAGTGAGTAATCTCAGTGCCCTGATCTCCTCAATAGGTAAAACAGGATTGGTCAGCGAGAGAAGGCTGATCAATATTCTGTACAGGGAATTTGAGAACCTTCATGAGTACGAGCCTTCAGCTTTGACAGCTTATGCTTTGCACCAAAGATATTGGGCTGCGAAATCCAACCTTCAGTCAGCGGTTTCTGAGGTAGATGGAGGGGTAAATGCTGCTGCAATTTCCTATGCTAAAGTACCTAATCTTCTTCACAAATATTTCTTTTCAGACCAGCTGATCCATCCGGAAGGAAAAGAAGTTTTCTTTACCCGTTATTTTCAGAAAGAAGATGTGACGATGAGCATGCGTCCGATAGACCTTGAAAATGATCTTGAAATGCTTCACGAATGGTTTAACCGCGAGCATGCTGTAAAAATATGGCAAATGAACTGGCCAATCGACGAGCTGGAGACGTATTACAGGCTGATGCTTCCAGATGATGAAGCCCACAGCTATATCATAGCAAGCAATGATGAACCCACCTGTAATATAGAGATTTACTGGGCCTGCAGGGATATCGTAGGAGATTATTATGAAGTATTGCCTACCGATTATGGAACCCATCAGTTCATTGCCCCTATTGATCCAAAGAAGAAATATGTATCTCCATCTACACAATCAATGGTCGACTACGTTTTTGCACAGCCACAGGTAGGTAAAATGGTAGGGGAAGGATCTGTAGATTCTCTTGCATCCATGATGAATAAGGCACACGTTGGCTTCAAAGTGGAAAAAGTGATCGAAATGCCGCATAAAAAAGCCAATCTTAATTTCTGCTACCGCGAATGGTATTGGGAAAAGTTTCCGCAAAACAAAGACGTACAAATCACCGCAAACATCACCACAAATGAATAA
- a CDS encoding SidA/IucD/PvdA family monooxygenase — protein sequence MNNETIYNVIGIGIGPFNLGLAALSHPIPELKTLFLDQRDGFDWHPGLMIDHVTLQTPFLCDCVSMADPTNPLSLLNYLKETGRLYKFFIRENFFIPRKEYNKYCQWVIEQLPECRFSTQVVDIHYVDGLYLITTVHTKTKETTVFKTERLVLGTGTQPHIPPFIPKDDSRIIHTSSYLYRKEELLSEGRKIAIIGSGQSAAEVFYDLLQSRNEKTELGWYSRPDRFFPMEYSKLTLELTSPDYVEYFFNRTETARKTILSKQQSQFKGINYDLINDIYDFIYDLNIDNVDTLLKIIPNSQLNRVDNSSQELIHLEFTQLEQEVPYEQEADYLILGTGYRYHEPSFLKNIQSRIKRDSGGLFDVNRNYSIDHNGGEIYVLHAEVHTHSYISTDLGMAAYRNSYIINDILGREYYKIEKKIAFQDFDVEKYADLPTAQI from the coding sequence ATGAATAATGAAACCATATATAATGTAATAGGCATAGGAATAGGTCCCTTTAATCTTGGACTGGCAGCCTTATCTCACCCGATTCCGGAACTGAAAACACTTTTTCTTGACCAGAGAGATGGTTTCGACTGGCATCCGGGGTTAATGATCGATCATGTGACCCTACAGACTCCTTTTTTATGTGACTGCGTATCCATGGCTGATCCTACGAATCCCCTAAGCCTCCTGAATTACCTGAAGGAAACCGGAAGGCTTTATAAGTTCTTTATCCGGGAAAATTTCTTTATCCCCAGAAAAGAGTACAACAAATACTGCCAATGGGTGATTGAACAGCTTCCGGAATGTCGTTTTTCAACCCAGGTCGTAGACATTCATTATGTGGACGGTCTTTATCTGATCACTACGGTTCATACAAAAACCAAAGAAACAACCGTTTTTAAAACGGAAAGACTGGTCCTGGGAACCGGAACACAGCCGCACATCCCACCTTTTATTCCTAAAGATGATTCCCGTATCATCCATACCAGTTCTTATCTGTACCGAAAGGAAGAACTCTTATCTGAAGGCAGGAAAATAGCAATTATCGGCTCCGGACAAAGTGCTGCCGAGGTATTTTATGATCTTCTTCAGAGCAGGAATGAAAAAACGGAACTTGGTTGGTATTCCCGTCCGGACAGATTTTTCCCTATGGAATACTCCAAGCTGACCCTGGAGCTTACTTCGCCTGATTATGTAGAATATTTCTTTAACAGAACAGAAACGGCAAGGAAAACTATTTTAAGCAAGCAGCAAAGCCAGTTTAAAGGAATCAATTATGATTTGATCAACGATATCTATGATTTTATTTACGATCTGAATATCGACAATGTTGACACTCTGCTTAAAATTATTCCGAACAGCCAGCTGAATAGGGTTGACAACAGCAGCCAGGAACTTATCCATCTTGAATTTACTCAACTGGAACAGGAAGTTCCTTACGAGCAGGAAGCGGATTACCTGATTCTGGGAACCGGATACCGTTATCATGAGCCTTCATTCTTAAAGAATATCCAGTCCAGAATAAAAAGAGACTCCGGCGGATTATTTGACGTCAACAGAAATTACTCAATAGACCATAATGGTGGTGAAATTTATGTACTTCACGCAGAAGTACACACCCACAGCTATATTTCCACAGACCTGGGGATGGCTGCTTACCGAAATTCTTACATCATTAATGATATCCTTGGAAGGGAGTATTATAAAATTGAGAAAAAAATCGCTTTTCAGGATTTTGATGTAGAAAAATACGCTGATTTACCCACTGCCCAAATTTAA
- a CDS encoding IucA/IucC family siderophore biosynthesis protein gives MNTNLKNTISQDNWQQANRNLMAKTIAELMHEELLKPVSAFEDQEGYTVFQLETGFENVVYSFRGQERMMDYWHIDKDSITKTENGEVLSFVEVAAFFLEMQSVFDLDPYTIARYTEELLHTLYCDALILSKGIMSSQDLAAADYQTVEHHMTGHPWVIVNKSRLGFSPRDLKTFAPEAEENLKVIWLASHKSRSAFQSLEHINREEFYRSEIGELLYNDFQQKLISEGKCVEDYHFIPVHPWQWEHKLQIHFAGDIASGLLIQLGEGDDIYSPQQSIRTLFNMDHPKKRYLKTAVSILSTGNIRGLSPKQMKIAPSITEWVKSLIKDDSYLERKGTIFLGEEASIAYLHPQYGAIANVPYQYNEFLGALWRESAENYLKEDEQMVTMASLLYVDETGLPLVEAFAKKAGMNIKEWIESYLDAYLTPLLHIYYTHSLCVTPHGENIMVVLKNGVPQRIVIKDFVDDIVLTTEAREKLPAHLADGLIQSSNKENIPLFILLGVFDAFFRYLSNVLHTYSDFKEEEFWTLVHDCIERYKADNAHLQERYEKYDLYVPSFKRFYINSLRLKNNGYSENKVFAIPRKDGALPNPLYQIANKNSVAVI, from the coding sequence ATGAACACCAACTTAAAAAATACGATAAGCCAGGACAACTGGCAGCAGGCCAACAGAAATCTAATGGCCAAAACGATTGCAGAATTAATGCACGAAGAACTCTTAAAACCGGTATCTGCATTTGAAGATCAGGAAGGGTATACGGTTTTTCAGCTTGAAACAGGATTTGAAAACGTAGTCTACAGCTTCCGCGGACAGGAAAGAATGATGGATTACTGGCATATTGATAAAGACAGCATCACAAAAACTGAAAACGGAGAGGTCTTATCTTTTGTGGAGGTAGCGGCTTTCTTCCTAGAAATGCAGTCTGTATTTGATTTGGATCCTTATACTATTGCAAGATATACGGAAGAATTGCTGCATACCTTATACTGTGATGCCTTGATTTTGTCAAAAGGCATTATGTCTTCACAAGATTTGGCCGCAGCAGATTATCAGACCGTAGAGCACCATATGACAGGGCATCCTTGGGTGATCGTCAATAAAAGCAGGTTGGGCTTTTCTCCCCGTGATCTGAAAACCTTTGCTCCCGAAGCTGAAGAGAACCTAAAAGTTATCTGGCTGGCTTCCCATAAGAGCAGATCGGCATTCCAGTCATTGGAGCATATCAATAGGGAAGAGTTCTACCGTTCCGAGATTGGAGAGCTGCTGTATAACGATTTTCAGCAAAAACTGATAAGCGAAGGAAAATGTGTTGAGGACTATCATTTTATTCCTGTACATCCTTGGCAGTGGGAACATAAGCTTCAAATTCATTTTGCAGGGGATATCGCATCAGGACTTTTGATCCAGCTGGGAGAAGGAGATGATATCTACAGTCCGCAGCAGAGCATCCGTACTTTATTCAATATGGATCATCCTAAAAAAAGATATCTGAAAACGGCAGTTTCTATCCTGAGTACGGGAAATATCAGAGGATTGTCTCCTAAGCAGATGAAGATAGCCCCTTCCATTACAGAATGGGTAAAAAGCCTGATTAAAGATGATTCTTATCTGGAGAGGAAAGGAACCATTTTCCTGGGTGAAGAAGCTTCAATCGCTTATCTGCATCCGCAGTACGGAGCTATTGCCAATGTACCTTATCAGTACAACGAATTCCTTGGAGCTTTATGGCGTGAAAGTGCAGAAAATTACCTGAAAGAGGATGAACAAATGGTAACCATGGCTTCGTTGCTTTATGTAGATGAAACCGGACTTCCATTGGTAGAAGCTTTTGCAAAAAAAGCCGGAATGAATATCAAAGAATGGATAGAAAGTTATCTTGATGCTTATCTTACTCCATTACTCCATATTTATTATACCCACTCATTATGTGTAACTCCGCATGGAGAAAATATTATGGTGGTATTAAAAAATGGAGTTCCTCAACGAATCGTGATCAAAGACTTTGTGGATGATATCGTACTTACGACGGAAGCAAGAGAAAAACTTCCTGCCCATTTAGCTGACGGACTGATCCAGTCTTCCAATAAAGAAAATATTCCGTTGTTTATTCTTCTTGGGGTTTTTGATGCTTTCTTCAGATACCTGTCCAATGTACTGCATACGTATTCAGATTTCAAGGAAGAGGAATTTTGGACACTTGTTCATGACTGTATTGAACGCTACAAAGCAGACAATGCCCACCTGCAGGAGAGATACGAGAAATATGATCTGTATGTTCCTTCATTCAAGAGGTTTTACATCAACAGTCTGCGTCTGAAAAATAACGGGTACAGCGAGAACAAAGTATTTGCTATCCCAAGAAAGGATGGTGCACTGCCTAACCCGCTGTATCAGATCGCCAATAAAAATTCTGTAGCAGTAATATGA
- a CDS encoding MATE family efflux transporter yields MRKFLHILKEGTVFTYGALAGKKVELTSGSINRSIFSLAIPMVMELVMESVFVSVNLLIIAKLGDKVLGLVGITDNYINFAYAIAVGLGIAAATLTARRAGEKDKEGMGRTAHYIILLALFFAVLIGGISCLFASEIVGFLGINADTVNEGLSFSRLVFLSIGLVILRLSVNGLFRGAGDADLAMKSLWICHISNIVFAVILVFGIGFIPAFGLMGLAYATVLSRLLAVLYQAFILLSGKTSISVLVPFHLDLPLLQKILKIAFGGLVQYIIPTSSWLIMVKIISTFGTTALAGYIIAQRIASVATMPAWGIGNAAGVLTGQNLGAGDSDRAEKTVWRAGTINMTYLVAVALFWQLAAEYVVKFFTAEPEVARYAVQYIHVVSMAYLLLGFTMVISRALNAAGNIMQVTLLYIIMFYVIQLPMAYLLGVRFQWELRGIFTAIVSSEIVLAVLFLLIFKNGKWKTIKI; encoded by the coding sequence ATGAGGAAATTCCTGCATATACTAAAAGAAGGAACGGTTTTTACCTATGGGGCCTTAGCCGGAAAAAAAGTCGAACTGACCTCCGGAAGTATCAACCGTTCCATCTTTAGCTTAGCCATACCGATGGTGATGGAGCTGGTGATGGAATCCGTCTTTGTCAGCGTTAACCTGTTAATTATCGCCAAATTAGGAGATAAGGTTCTGGGTCTGGTAGGGATCACGGATAATTATATCAATTTTGCCTATGCCATTGCTGTAGGGCTTGGTATCGCTGCAGCAACCCTTACCGCCAGAAGAGCTGGTGAAAAAGATAAGGAGGGGATGGGCCGAACTGCTCATTATATTATTCTGCTGGCCCTGTTTTTTGCCGTGCTGATAGGTGGAATATCCTGCCTGTTCGCTTCAGAGATCGTTGGCTTCCTGGGAATCAATGCTGATACAGTCAATGAAGGACTGTCATTTTCAAGACTGGTTTTTCTGAGTATAGGGCTGGTAATCCTGCGTCTTTCTGTGAACGGACTTTTCAGAGGGGCAGGAGATGCTGATCTTGCTATGAAATCACTTTGGATCTGTCATATTTCTAATATTGTCTTTGCCGTGATTCTTGTTTTTGGAATAGGATTTATTCCCGCTTTTGGACTGATGGGCCTGGCGTATGCTACGGTTTTATCAAGACTGCTGGCGGTTTTATATCAAGCTTTTATACTGCTGTCCGGAAAGACCAGCATCAGTGTTTTAGTCCCTTTTCATTTGGACTTACCACTATTGCAAAAGATTCTGAAAATAGCTTTCGGAGGGCTGGTTCAGTATATCATCCCAACATCCAGCTGGCTGATTATGGTGAAAATAATCTCCACTTTCGGAACCACCGCTCTTGCCGGATATATTATTGCCCAGCGTATTGCTTCGGTGGCAACAATGCCTGCCTGGGGAATAGGAAACGCTGCCGGAGTCCTTACGGGACAGAATTTAGGGGCCGGAGATTCGGACCGTGCTGAAAAAACAGTCTGGAGAGCAGGAACAATCAATATGACGTATCTGGTTGCTGTAGCCTTGTTCTGGCAGCTTGCCGCAGAATATGTGGTGAAGTTTTTCACTGCAGAACCTGAAGTTGCGAGGTATGCCGTTCAGTATATCCATGTGGTTTCTATGGCTTATCTGCTATTGGGATTCACAATGGTGATCAGCCGTGCCCTTAATGCGGCAGGAAATATCATGCAGGTTACCTTGCTGTATATCATCATGTTTTATGTTATTCAGCTTCCTATGGCTTATCTCTTAGGGGTAAGATTTCAATGGGAACTGAGAGGAATTTTTACGGCCATTGTTTCTTCGGAAATTGTACTGGCTGTATTATTCTTATTGATTTTTAAAAATGGAAAATGGAAAACTATAAAAATTTAA
- a CDS encoding acyl carrier protein encodes MNTTEEFYEIIASAIAVKKELVDENLTYQEIPEWDSMSHLLIVEALEQFYHIKFDFNDILEMGTVGKIREKMKKYEVFVEN; translated from the coding sequence ATGAACACAACAGAAGAATTTTATGAAATCATCGCTTCTGCCATTGCAGTAAAAAAAGAACTGGTAGATGAAAACCTTACCTATCAGGAAATCCCGGAGTGGGATTCCATGTCTCATCTTCTCATTGTAGAAGCACTTGAACAGTTTTATCATATCAAATTTGATTTTAATGATATTCTGGAGATGGGTACTGTCGGAAAAATTCGTGAGAAAATGAAAAAATACGAGGTATTTGTAGAAAACTAG
- a CDS encoding AMP-binding protein, protein MKILENIIANKNLLFTEASSGRTIPVGTLYRSLGLNPVEKGLLFLYNDNQLPGIEVLLNFYGTAHTIALLGQKLHTEFKDRIEAEYRPKYIFDPQREEIPGYSLKEFSDTIKIFMKDDYKSEISIHPEIKILLSTSGTTGVPKLVKLSDDNLYQNAISILQYMPILESDVVPLNVPINFVYGFSIFTTNCMRAGRIVCSDKDIMQKAFWEEMEEYGYSTLGGVPYLYENLNRIGFFRKDSPGLRYFTHTGGVINGELRKTLFSYCHEFEKEFFAQYGQTEAGGRMAYLTTDGLLEEETSIGTPVHGGNFSIDPETDELLFSHSSIFGGYANKLEDLTAYEQPLVLHTGDTARKGQNGIYYITGRIKRIMKLFGIRLNLDEVEFILKNELKGNTFVCLNSNDKKIVVLYDNPEIDPQVITETIKNKLRINPQYVRTELIESFPLSQNGKINYPLLQNLQHENI, encoded by the coding sequence ATGAAAATTTTAGAAAATATAATTGCCAACAAGAACCTGTTGTTTACAGAAGCTTCAAGCGGCAGGACAATTCCGGTGGGAACCCTTTACCGGTCGTTAGGCTTAAATCCTGTAGAAAAAGGGCTGCTATTTTTGTACAATGACAATCAACTGCCCGGCATAGAGGTACTGCTCAATTTTTACGGGACAGCGCATACCATTGCCTTACTGGGACAGAAGCTGCATACCGAATTCAAAGACCGTATTGAAGCGGAATACCGTCCCAAATACATCTTCGATCCGCAAAGGGAAGAAATTCCCGGATACAGCCTGAAAGAATTTTCAGATACCATTAAGATTTTTATGAAGGATGATTATAAAAGTGAGATTAGCATTCATCCGGAAATCAAAATCCTTCTGAGCACTTCAGGAACGACTGGGGTTCCGAAACTGGTGAAGCTTTCGGATGATAATCTTTATCAGAATGCCATAAGTATTCTTCAGTATATGCCTATCCTGGAATCTGATGTAGTTCCTTTAAATGTACCTATCAATTTTGTGTACGGCTTCTCTATTTTTACCACCAATTGTATGCGTGCCGGAAGAATAGTGTGTTCCGATAAGGATATCATGCAGAAGGCATTCTGGGAAGAAATGGAAGAGTATGGCTACAGTACGTTAGGCGGCGTTCCTTATCTTTATGAAAATCTGAACAGAATAGGATTCTTCAGAAAAGACAGCCCGGGTTTAAGATATTTTACCCATACCGGAGGAGTGATCAACGGGGAGCTGAGAAAAACACTTTTTTCTTATTGCCATGAATTCGAAAAAGAATTCTTTGCGCAATACGGCCAGACAGAAGCCGGCGGAAGGATGGCCTATCTTACTACGGACGGTTTACTGGAAGAGGAAACGTCCATAGGAACGCCTGTACATGGGGGGAATTTCAGTATAGACCCGGAAACAGATGAACTGCTTTTTTCACACTCCAGTATTTTTGGAGGGTATGCGAACAAGCTGGAAGATCTCACTGCCTATGAACAGCCGCTGGTACTGCATACGGGAGATACAGCCAGAAAAGGGCAGAATGGAATTTATTATATCACAGGAAGGATCAAGCGTATCATGAAACTTTTTGGAATCCGTCTGAATCTGGATGAGGTGGAATTTATTCTTAAAAACGAACTGAAGGGAAATACTTTTGTTTGTCTGAATTCCAATGACAAGAAGATCGTTGTACTTTATGACAATCCGGAAATAGACCCTCAGGTCATCACTGAGACCATCAAAAATAAACTGCGTATCAATCCCCAATATGTACGCACCGAACTTATAGAATCATTTCCATTATCACAAAACGGTAAAATAAATTATCCCCTGTTACAAAACTTACAGCATGAAAACATCTAA
- a CDS encoding TonB-dependent receptor, with amino-acid sequence MKTSKTLILLLALALSSSSLSAQQSERIHGKVMLSEQAPVKNALLRLVNTSYQAKTNNLGEFYFDNVTPGEYTLQVVLNDIELMREPIRIEKDVYEIPTIHAPEKNNVIEGITVYAVSRNKFLDRDSTSVSKMPLKNLENPQAYTSINQQIMKEQLTYDISEVLKNVPGMVKMQGSPGRGSGDGSFYYSLRGFPTKVSMVDGVPATTNGEIDPADIERIEVIKGPSGTLYGGAVTSFGGLINVVTKKPKDYFGGEASYLMGSYNLNRITADVYGPVTDSRKTLFRLNAAYQYQNGFRDSEFRKSFFVAPIVSYQVNDRLKFSLGAQIYNYEGTNTPIIFLPRTRKFFAHTPDELGFDWKKSYSNNDITLKAPSINVKAEVNYQISDKWNSQTLISRNYRKTEGLYQYQFIRGNDNDATLERNVQWQNSEAASTSIQQNFNGEFTIGKIKNKVLIGLDYFNQSINNNHSPITVFDYVNGQTLSGYGNISRDLALQKIQTSTAPLVRNTSSANLYGAYVSDVVYITDRLITVLSLRFDHYESKGQLNLSNNMRTGDFNQTAWSPKVGLVYQILKDHLSAYGNYMNGFSYTPPVTQPLPDYSGDMKPQTANQWEVGVKGNLWRNKVNFTVGYYDILVDNIQRGTGVVRNGKEYNITIQDGQQRSEGIEIETIMNPVQGLNIMAGYTYNHSRFEKADASVEGRRPESAGPANVFNSWISYILPIKGFQGLGVGFGVNRVGKQITGNRTTTGQFTFPAYTLINASISLEKERYRLGFKMNNLGNAQYFAGQGVVVAQMPRNFVAEVSLKF; translated from the coding sequence ATGAAAACATCTAAAACCCTTATATTACTTTTGGCACTTGCTTTATCTTCAAGTTCTCTTTCTGCACAGCAGAGCGAACGTATCCATGGCAAGGTCATGCTGTCTGAACAGGCACCTGTAAAAAATGCTCTTTTAAGACTTGTCAACACGTCTTATCAGGCAAAAACCAATAATTTAGGAGAATTTTACTTTGATAATGTTACCCCTGGAGAATATACTCTCCAGGTGGTTTTGAATGATATTGAACTGATGCGGGAGCCTATCCGCATTGAGAAAGATGTTTATGAGATTCCAACGATTCACGCTCCGGAAAAGAACAATGTCATTGAAGGAATTACGGTGTATGCCGTCAGCAGAAATAAATTCCTGGACAGAGACAGTACTTCCGTCTCTAAAATGCCGTTGAAAAATTTAGAAAATCCTCAGGCCTATACGAGCATTAACCAGCAGATCATGAAAGAACAGCTTACTTATGATATTTCGGAAGTTTTAAAAAATGTTCCCGGTATGGTAAAAATGCAGGGGAGCCCGGGAAGAGGTTCAGGAGACGGAAGTTTCTACTACAGCCTCAGAGGTTTTCCTACAAAAGTATCCATGGTAGACGGAGTTCCGGCAACAACCAATGGAGAAATCGATCCTGCGGATATTGAACGTATAGAGGTTATTAAAGGACCTTCGGGAACTTTATACGGAGGAGCCGTAACGTCTTTTGGAGGACTCATCAATGTAGTGACAAAAAAGCCGAAAGACTATTTCGGAGGTGAGGCGTCCTACCTTATGGGAAGTTACAACCTGAACCGTATAACGGCTGATGTTTACGGTCCCGTGACAGATTCAAGGAAAACTTTGTTCCGTTTGAATGCTGCTTATCAGTATCAGAATGGTTTCAGAGATTCTGAGTTCAGAAAATCATTTTTTGTGGCCCCCATAGTAAGCTACCAGGTGAATGACAGGCTGAAGTTTAGTTTGGGAGCTCAGATTTACAATTATGAAGGAACTAATACCCCCATTATTTTCCTTCCCAGAACCAGAAAGTTTTTCGCACATACACCGGATGAACTTGGATTTGACTGGAAAAAATCCTATTCCAATAATGATATAACCTTAAAAGCTCCGTCAATCAATGTAAAAGCTGAGGTTAATTACCAAATTTCAGATAAGTGGAACTCACAGACCCTGATTTCCCGTAATTACAGAAAAACGGAAGGCTTATACCAATACCAGTTTATCAGAGGAAATGACAATGATGCAACCTTGGAACGCAATGTGCAATGGCAGAACTCAGAAGCTGCTTCTACCAGTATTCAGCAGAATTTTAACGGAGAATTTACGATCGGAAAAATTAAAAATAAAGTACTTATTGGATTAGACTATTTCAATCAGTCTATTAACAATAATCATTCTCCGATTACTGTATTTGACTACGTCAACGGGCAAACGTTAAGCGGTTATGGAAATATTTCCAGAGATTTGGCCCTTCAGAAAATTCAAACTTCTACGGCGCCTTTGGTAAGGAATACGAGTTCAGCCAATCTTTATGGGGCTTATGTTTCTGATGTAGTGTATATTACTGACCGTTTGATCACTGTACTAAGTTTACGTTTTGATCATTACGAAAGCAAGGGCCAGCTTAACCTGAGCAATAATATGCGTACAGGAGATTTCAATCAAACCGCATGGTCTCCCAAGGTAGGACTGGTATATCAAATCCTTAAAGACCATTTATCAGCCTATGGAAACTATATGAACGGCTTTAGCTATACGCCACCTGTCACACAGCCATTACCGGACTATAGCGGAGACATGAAACCGCAAACCGCTAATCAGTGGGAAGTGGGAGTAAAGGGAAACCTTTGGAGAAACAAAGTAAATTTTACAGTCGGATATTATGATATCCTGGTCGATAATATACAGCGGGGAACCGGTGTAGTGCGTAACGGAAAAGAATATAATATTACGATTCAGGATGGGCAGCAAAGAAGTGAAGGTATTGAAATCGAAACCATTATGAATCCTGTTCAGGGATTAAATATTATGGCAGGATATACTTACAACCACAGTAGATTTGAAAAAGCAGATGCTTCCGTAGAAGGACGCCGTCCGGAATCTGCAGGTCCGGCTAATGTATTTAATTCATGGATCAGTTATATCCTTCCTATTAAAGGGTTTCAGGGACTGGGAGTAGGTTTCGGAGTGAATCGTGTAGGAAAACAAATTACCGGAAACAGAACTACTACCGGACAGTTTACATTCCCTGCCTATACTTTAATCAATGCCTCTATTTCCCTTGAAAAAGAAAGGTATAGACTAGGATTTAAAATGAATAATTTAGGCAATGCACAATATTTCGCAGGGCAGGGGGTTGTAGTAGCTCAGATGCCGCGTAACTTTGTGGCTGAGGTTAGCCTTAAGTTTTAA